GTTCTCAAGGCTGCCGCCATATTCGTCAGATCGCTGATTAATCCGGGGGCTGAGGAAGTTGGACAGAAGATAAGTGTGCGTGGCGTAGACATAAACGATATCAAACTCCGCATCGCGCGCGCGCAGGGCCGCCTTGCGGTGCCAGCGGCGCAGATTGCGGATATCGGTCTTGTCCATCGCGCGGGTCTGGTAGGGGTGGCCCGCAAGGTTGGGCATGGAGGTGATATCCATCGCCACTTCGCGGCTGAAATTATTGGAGCTGCGCGCCCCGCCATACCAAAGCTCGGCCCCCGCCAGCGCGCCGTATTCGTGGATCTTCTCGGTCATCAGAGCGTTGGCGCGCACGTCGCTATCGTCCCAGAGCGAGGCAGAGGCGTGTGGCAGATCATCCGAGGTGGGGTGGATCGAATTATATTCGGTGTTGATCACCCCCCAGCCGCCTTGCGCCTTCACATGACGCATCTCGGCCAGCATACGCGGACGGACCCAGCCCATGCCGGTGCAATGAGGCACCTGATAAAAGCGGTTCTTGGCCGTGACGGGCCCGATCTTCATCGGCTCAAACAGGATATCGTAACGGGGATCGCGGGTCATATCATAGCTCCGGAATATGGCGTTTCGTGTCGCTCAGCTCGGTTAGTTCGCGGTCAAAAGGCACAGCGTCACCACGATCCACCCCAAGATCGCGGGCATAGCGGTGCCCCGCATGAACCGCGGCGGCAATGGTGCTCGGGGCCAGCGCATCACCAATCTTGGTGGCGCTGATCCCGGCGGCCTGTAAAGCATCGGCCAAGGTGCTATCCGGCTGCCGCATCGTCACCAGCAATGTGTGCGCGCAATCTATCTGCGTCTCGGCGCCGGTGTAGCCGCACTCGGCGATCACATGGCCCTCATTGATGCGCGCAATGTTATGCGACAGCACAATCCGCGCGCCCATCTCAATCAACTTAGCCTGAATTTTGTGCTGCTCCAGCGTGTATTCTGTCCATGCGGAGACGGACGCGGCGGGCGTGACGAAGGTCACGTCCAGACACGCCGCCAACAATTTTTCGGCAATGCTGCCGCCCATATAGAAGTGATCATCGTCGAAGATCACCACAGGCCCCTCGGGGATCATGCCTTTGAAGATATCATCGGGGGTGAGCACGCTTGCCGCCCCCGCCGTCTCGATGCCCAGCGGGTTGGCGCGGCCCCGGCCCGTGCGATCCCACGCAGCGCCAGTGGCAAGCGCGATGTGATCGGCCTCAAACTCGGCCACGGTCTCGGCACTCATCGGGCTGTTGAGGTAAAGGTTCACGTTTGGCATCTGGCTGATCTGGTACTCGCGGTAATCAGCCACACGGCCCCATTCAGCCAAGCCCGGAAGCCCACGCTCATCCGCCACGCGCCCACCGATCCGGTCCGATTGCTCCGCCACGGTCACGTCATAGCCTCGTTGGCCGAGCGCGCGCGCAGCCTCAAGCCCCGCGGGGCCTGCGCCGATGATCAGAACGCTCTCATCAGCGGCGCGTGGCGCGATCCGCTCAGGGTGCCAACCGCTGCGCCATTCCTCGCCCATTGTTGGGTTCTGCGTGCAGCGCAGGGGCTGAAACGTGCTGTCGGAGGCCACGCAGATATTGCAGCCGATGCATTCACGAATATCCTCAATCCGACCTTCCTCAACCTTCTTGGGCAGGAACGGATCTGCGATGGAAGGCCGTGCGGCCCCGATGAAATCCAGGTGACCGTTCTTGATCAGCGACACCATCTGATCGGGCGAGGTATAGCGGCCCACACCCACAACAGGCTTCGTGGTGATGGATTTGACGAAGGACACATATTCATCCTGATAGCCCGTCTGCTTGAACCGCGAGGTGGCGCTGTCATTCTCCCAATCGGCGATGTTGACGTCCCACAGATCGGGGATCTCGGCCAGCATCTCGACCACATCGCGCCCCTCGCCGCCCGATTGCATACCAATGGCCCCGCGCAGCTCGTCCACGGAAAACCGGAATGCGATGCCGCAAGTGCCGCCCACGGCCTCCTTGGTTTCCTCCATCACCTCGCGCAGAAGGCGGATGCGGTTCTCAAGGCTGCCACCATACTCATCCATACGTTGATTCCAATCACGCGACAGGAAATGCGACAAGGTCGTTAGGCGGTGACCCGCGTAAACATAGATAATATCAAACCCCGCATCACGCGCACGGCGCGCACCGTTCACATACCAGCGGCGCAGATCGCGAATGTCTTGGCGGTCCATCGCGCGGGCCTGCACCGGGTCGAGCGAGGCCACGGGTTGATGCGAGGGGGCCATGGGAGGCAGGCGGCTGAACCGGTTAGCGGCCATGAGGCCCGCATGGTTCAACTGTATCCCGGCAAGGCTGCCGTGCTCATGGATGCCCTCAACCATCCGCGAGAGATATGGCAGATCGCGGTCGTCCCAGATGCGCCCGCCATTCCACGGGCTGTGATCACCAGAGGGATGGATTTCCGCCTCTTCCGTATTGACCACGGCCCAGCCGCCCTCGGCCTTGATGCGGCGCATTTCGGCCATGGCGCTGGGATAATTACGGCCCATACCGTTGCAATGGGGCACTTGATAGAACCGATTGCGCGCCGTCACTGGGCCGATTTTTACGGGTTCAAAAAGGATATCATAACGCGGATCGCGGGCGGTATCACGGGGCATGTCGGGACGGGTCCTCTTGGCAGGAGCCTACGCCAATTTGGGCTGTGGCACCAAAATGTTTCGGCAAGGTCTGCGCGAGATATTCATGCACGCGTTGCTTGGCCTCCTCGCGCGAAAAATCACCAGGATAGATCAGGATGTTGAGCCAGAACCCATCGTAAAGCCCTTCGAGCATGGTCGCGATCTGCTCGCCATCAAGCCCCTCATAGCCGCCCTCCGCAATGATGGTTTTCAACAGCTCATTCGAGGTCTCCCACCGCTCCGTGTCGATCTCGCTCACCAGTTCGCGATACGCCGCGCGGTAGCCCGCCTCGCCATAGAACCCAAACCAGACAGACAGGTTTTTACGGTTGCAGATCATTGGGTCAAAATGCGCATCCGCAATCGCCAGAAGCTGGGCTGCGGGCGTCATATCCGGGCTTCGCAGGCGTTTGCGCCACGTCTCGCGGTGCTCTTCGGCGAGATAGCGCAGCGTCTCCTCAAAGAGGTTTTCCTTGTTCTTGAAGTGGAAGTTCACAATACCCATCGACAGGCCCGCATACCCCGTCACCGTGGTCATCGTGGTGCCCGCAATGCCAAATTTCGCAATGGATTCGATGGTGGCATCAATCAATTGCTGGCGGCGCACTTCGCGCGAGGCGGTGCGTCCGACTTTCTTGTTTGTGCGGGCCGCCTTGGCGGTCACTTCGGTCATGGCGTGTCTATCCTCGACTCGTCTTGGCTGCGGGGACTCCGCACCGTTTCTCGTCTGAAGCGCCGCGCGAGTTTGGCGGCGGTTGGCCGTGCGCGGGCTCAGTCTTTGGCCAACACTACGATCGCATCATCGCTCCAGTTGAGCCAAACCGGGCGCTCATCCGAAGGGTCGGGCGCAAAGCGCGTGCGGTTCTGCGCCGAGACGGCAACCGGCGCGTCCACACCGTCGATTGCCACATAGAAATGGCTCCGCTCACCCAAATAGGACGAATTGCGCAATTGTCCCTGAACCATCTGGCCGTCGCCTTCGGGCTTGTCATCCGTCAGGAGCAGCTTCTCGGGACGGATGGCGACCTGAACCGCCTCACCCTCGTTGAAATGGCGCTCGCCACGCGGCAACTGGAGGTTTCCAAGGCCCTGCGCTTCGATGTTCATCATCGCGCCATTGGTGGATTTCACCTCAGCCTCGAAGAAGTTCATTGTGCCGATGAAAGATGCGACCTGCCGGGTTTTGGGCGTCTCATAGAGCCCGCTGGGCGTGTCCATTTGCAGCACGGTGCCAGCGGACATGACAGCCACTCGGTCCGACAGGGTCAGGGCCTCTTCCTGATCGTGGGTCACGAACACAAAGGTAATGCCCACTTGCCGCTGAAGTGCGCGCAGCTCAAGCTGCATCTGTTCGCGCAGCTGTTTGTCGAGCGCGCCGAGCGGTTCATCCAGAAGCAGCACTTTGGGTTTGAGGATCAAGGCACGCGCCAGGGCGATCCGTTGCCGCTGCCCTCCCGAAAGCTCGTTGGCCGCCCGGTCGCCATACCCCGGAAGGGCAATGAGATCGAGCATCTCGTCCACCTTGTCGGCGCGCGCCTGCTTGGTCAGCTTCTGACGGCGCAGGCCATAAGCGATGTTATCGCGCACATTGAGATGCGGGAAAATCGCGTAGCTCTGGAACACCATATTGACGGGGCGGTGATGCGGCGGGACCTCGGACATGGGCTGTCCGTCGATATAGATCTCGCCCTTGGAGGGGTTCTCGAACCCCGCAAGCATCCGCAAGAGCGTGGTCTTGCCACAGCCCGACGCGCCAAGCAGCGAGAAAAACTCCCCATGGCCGATATCCATTGAGACGTTGTCGATGGCCTGAAACTTGCCGAAAAACTTGTCGACATTCTGGATCGAAATGAAGGCGTCGTTGCTCATGGTCTGGCTCACTTTCGCACGGTGCTGATATGGGCGTCGCGGTTGATCCACTGGCCGAGGAAGACGATCACAAACGAGACCCCGATAATCATCGACGACAGGGCGAGAACCGATGGGAATTGCTGCGGGAAGCGCAACTGGCCCCAGATATACATCGGCAGGGTCGGCTCGGTCCCGGTCAGGAAGAACGCCATGATGAATTCGTCAAACGAGACGGTGAAGGTCAACAAAAGGCTGGCGAGGATACCCGGCCATACGACAGGCAGGGTCACCCGCCAAAATGTGTGCCACGCATTTTCGCCCAGATCGGCCGACGCCTCCTCCAGCGAGGGATCAAGCCCCTCGAAGCGGGGGATGAGCGTGGCGATGGCAAAGGGCAGGCAGATGATCACATGCCCAATGGCAACCGTATAAAGGCTGAGCGTTACGCCGAGGCTGCTCATCAGCACCAAAAGGGCCACGCCGAAGATAATCCCCGGCACAACGAGCGGCAGCATGATAAACGCAACAATCGCGTTCTGGCCTGGCAGGCGGTACTTGGTGATCGCCTTGGCCGCGAAGATGCCCAGTGTGGTGGCCATCACAGCCGTCGCCGCCCCCACTTTGACACTGTTCATCAAAGCGGCCCAGACAGGCTCGCGCTGAAAAAGCTCCGTATACCATTGCAGCGTGAACCCGGTGAGCGGGAAGCTGACATAGAGCGAATCGTTGAAGCTGAAGAGCGGCAGGAACAGGATCGGGATGTAGAGCGCGATAAGAAAGATGATCGCATAGACCTGAAGGGGCCTGTTCGGCCGTCGGATATAGGATTCGGTGCTCATGCCATCCGCTCCTTGAAGACTTTGGTTAGGGCGAGGAACACGAGGCCAATCGCCGAGATGTAAAGCATCAAGCCAATGGCCAGCGTCGCCCCCATGGGCCAGTTATTCACCGGACCAAATTGCAGTTGAATGAGGTTACCGATCATCATCCCGTCCGGGCCGCCGAGAAGGGCGGGCGTGATGTAATCACCGGTCGTGGGAATGAAGATCAAAAAGCTCGCGGCGATCACACCGGGCATCGACAGGGGCAGCGTGATGCGGAAGAAGCGGGCCATAGGCCCGTCGCCCAGATCCGTTGCCGCCTCAAGAAGCGAGCGGTCGATCTTCTCAAGGCTCACATAAATCGGCAGGATCGCAAAAGCGACCCATGAGTGGGCGAGCGTGATGACGACCGCCTGTTGGCTATAGAGCAAAAACTCAAGCGGTGCGTCGATGAACCCGGCCCAAAGCAGACCCGAGTTGATCACACCCTCATAGCCCAGCACCACTTTCCACGCGAAAACGCGCAACAGGTAGCTTGTCCAGAACGGAAGGGTCATCAACACGATCCACATCATCTTGTTTTTGTGGACGTGGAAAGCGACGTAATAGGCCATCGGGTAGGACAAGAGCACCGTCGCGACAGTGGCCCAGCCCGAGATAACCAAAGACCGGTGCATCAGGGCGCCGTAGATCGGCTGCTCCAGAGCGGTCTCGTAATTTGCGGTTGTGAGGGTGGTGTCGAAGTCAAAGCCCATGGCGGTCCAGAGGCTCATCGTGATGAGAATAGCGAAGGGAACGACGATGCCAACGGTCATTACAACCAAGGTCGGGCTCAGCAGGAAAAAGCCGCGCAATGTCTCGCTGCGCTGAAGCATGCCTGCGAATTTTCCGCGCCTTCGGGCGGGCGGCGCCTCTACCGCGGCATCGTTCAAAGTGACATTCGTATTGGTCATTTCAGGCCTCTTCCCATGGTGTCTGGCATACGGCGCTAGATCCAAGCCGCATAGCGCGCGGCAAGGAGGGTCTGCGTGCAAGATCAGGGCGGCCCCATGGCCGCCCTGTCAGACTGTCTGGATCAGAAGCCGGCTTTGATTTGCTCAAAGAGGCCATTCATCTTGGATTCGAACTCTTGCGTCTGGGGCTTTTGGAAGTGTCCGGCCTCAAGAATTTCCGCAGGGTTTTTGCTCAGGCCGAGACCGACGAGTGTTTCCTCATCGAACTCATCAAAGCTCTTGGCGTTCGAGTGGCCATAACCGTAATCGTTGATCATGAACTTGCCGGTATCGACGCTCAGCAGGCTGTCGATCACGTCATAGGCACGGTCCACATTGGGCGCGTCCTTGTGAACCATCAGACCGCACACCCATGTCAGGGCACCCTCTTTGGGCTGTGCGAAACGGACCGGGATACCTTCGGCGGCCAGAAGCGTGGCCGAGGAGTTCCATGTCATCGCCGCAACCATCTCGCCCGAGGCAAGAGCCTGCTCCAGCGTGGTGGTATCATCGGTATAGACCCGGATATGGGGGCGCTGCTCACGCATGACGGCTGCAATCGCCTCAAACGCTTCGGGCGTGTCGATGTTATCGAAATCAACGCCCGCTTTGATCGCGCCAACCCACCAAGCATCCGCGCCGGAGCCGAGGCTGCCAAGGCGACCTGCATAACGCTCGTCCCACAGAAGATCCCAGCTTTCTTCGCCTTCGATCTCAACCAGATCGGTGCGGTACGTGATGGAGGTCTGACCCCAATCAAATGGCACCATCCAGAGGTTGTCGCCGTCCACATTACCATCAAGCTGCGTCAGCTCGGGGATGATGTCGCCAAAATGCGCAAGGCGCGAGGTATCGACCGATTGGAAAAGGCCGCTGGCGGCCCAGCGTGGCACAGCCTGATTACAGGGGTGCGACACGTCCACGACGAAACCGCCACGCATTTTGGTCAGCGCCTCCTCAGACGCACCAAAGATTGAGAAGTTTGGCAGCTCACCATGCTTGGCCTGATACTCGCCAAAAAGCTCTGGGATGTCATAGCCACCCCATGTGAAATATGTGGCCTGATCTTCAGGTGCGGCCATTGCCTTGCGGCCTGCAAACGGCACTGTGGCCATGCCGACACCTGCCGCAGCAAGCGAGCGCGTGAACGCGCGGCGGCTCATTTTGCCTTCCCGCACAGCGCCGATTTGGTCGAGTACATCCATTTGGTCTTCTCCCTAGTTGATCGAGCCTGTTCCGGCCCCTTTAGTGGCGTCGTTTATGACGCTGACGATGCGGGTTGCCTTTGGTCCGTCTCTCAAGGGAGACGTCCCTTTAACTGACAGACCTAGCACTCTTTCCCGCTCGCTAATTGAATGATCGTTCAATGAATGGGTTGCTTTACAAGACCTGTCAAGACAACAATCCGGCCATGCAACAGCTGCATGGCTAAATTCCACGCGCTGCCAAAAAATGCAGCAGGTCGCAAATTTGCCTCTGAAATCAGGAGAGAAAACCGATGACAAACCAAGCAAGCATTATCAGACTTGAGGCAAATGGCCCCGGCGGCGCGGGCCTCAAACCGATGACGCTGAACGCGGCGGATTTCCAGTCGCCCCTGCCCAATCAGCACTCTCACTCTTACTACAGTGATGAATCAAAAGGGATAAACGTCGGTGTCTGGGACACGACCACGATGCAGGAGGCGTTCGGCCCCTACCCCGGAGACGAGTTCATCTGGGTGCTGGAGGGCGCGTTTGAAATGACCGACGGCAAGGGCGGCAGCGTGCCTGCCCGCGCAGGTCAGGCCGTGTGTTTTCGCAATGGCGCCCCAGTCAGTTGGAAGCAGGACGGATACCTTAAGAAATTCTTCATCACATATTTGGAACCGGGCGCCAAAACGCCAAAAATCGAATCGGCAGAAGGCGGAATTGTTGTTCTCGACCCCGATGCGAAGATGGACCTGATG
The nucleotide sequence above comes from Roseovarius carneus. Encoded proteins:
- a CDS encoding oxidoreductase, which codes for MPRDTARDPRYDILFEPVKIGPVTARNRFYQVPHCNGMGRNYPSAMAEMRRIKAEGGWAVVNTEEAEIHPSGDHSPWNGGRIWDDRDLPYLSRMVEGIHEHGSLAGIQLNHAGLMAANRFSRLPPMAPSHQPVASLDPVQARAMDRQDIRDLRRWYVNGARRARDAGFDIIYVYAGHRLTTLSHFLSRDWNQRMDEYGGSLENRIRLLREVMEETKEAVGGTCGIAFRFSVDELRGAIGMQSGGEGRDVVEMLAEIPDLWDVNIADWENDSATSRFKQTGYQDEYVSFVKSITTKPVVGVGRYTSPDQMVSLIKNGHLDFIGAARPSIADPFLPKKVEEGRIEDIRECIGCNICVASDSTFQPLRCTQNPTMGEEWRSGWHPERIAPRAADESVLIIGAGPAGLEAARALGQRGYDVTVAEQSDRIGGRVADERGLPGLAEWGRVADYREYQISQMPNVNLYLNSPMSAETVAEFEADHIALATGAAWDRTGRGRANPLGIETAGAASVLTPDDIFKGMIPEGPVVIFDDDHFYMGGSIAEKLLAACLDVTFVTPAASVSAWTEYTLEQHKIQAKLIEMGARIVLSHNIARINEGHVIAECGYTGAETQIDCAHTLLVTMRQPDSTLADALQAAGISATKIGDALAPSTIAAAVHAGHRYARDLGVDRGDAVPFDRELTELSDTKRHIPEL
- a CDS encoding TetR family transcriptional regulator C-terminal domain-containing protein is translated as MTEVTAKAARTNKKVGRTASREVRRQQLIDATIESIAKFGIAGTTMTTVTGYAGLSMGIVNFHFKNKENLFEETLRYLAEEHRETWRKRLRSPDMTPAAQLLAIADAHFDPMICNRKNLSVWFGFYGEAGYRAAYRELVSEIDTERWETSNELLKTIIAEGGYEGLDGEQIATMLEGLYDGFWLNILIYPGDFSREEAKQRVHEYLAQTLPKHFGATAQIGVGSCQEDPSRHAP
- a CDS encoding ABC transporter ATP-binding protein, which codes for MSNDAFISIQNVDKFFGKFQAIDNVSMDIGHGEFFSLLGASGCGKTTLLRMLAGFENPSKGEIYIDGQPMSEVPPHHRPVNMVFQSYAIFPHLNVRDNIAYGLRRQKLTKQARADKVDEMLDLIALPGYGDRAANELSGGQRQRIALARALILKPKVLLLDEPLGALDKQLREQMQLELRALQRQVGITFVFVTHDQEEALTLSDRVAVMSAGTVLQMDTPSGLYETPKTRQVASFIGTMNFFEAEVKSTNGAMMNIEAQGLGNLQLPRGERHFNEGEAVQVAIRPEKLLLTDDKPEGDGQMVQGQLRNSSYLGERSHFYVAIDGVDAPVAVSAQNRTRFAPDPSDERPVWLNWSDDAIVVLAKD
- a CDS encoding ABC transporter permease, whose amino-acid sequence is MSTESYIRRPNRPLQVYAIIFLIALYIPILFLPLFSFNDSLYVSFPLTGFTLQWYTELFQREPVWAALMNSVKVGAATAVMATTLGIFAAKAITKYRLPGQNAIVAFIMLPLVVPGIIFGVALLVLMSSLGVTLSLYTVAIGHVIICLPFAIATLIPRFEGLDPSLEEASADLGENAWHTFWRVTLPVVWPGILASLLLTFTVSFDEFIMAFFLTGTEPTLPMYIWGQLRFPQQFPSVLALSSMIIGVSFVIVFLGQWINRDAHISTVRK
- a CDS encoding ABC transporter permease; its protein translation is MLQRSETLRGFFLLSPTLVVMTVGIVVPFAILITMSLWTAMGFDFDTTLTTANYETALEQPIYGALMHRSLVISGWATVATVLLSYPMAYYVAFHVHKNKMMWIVLMTLPFWTSYLLRVFAWKVVLGYEGVINSGLLWAGFIDAPLEFLLYSQQAVVITLAHSWVAFAILPIYVSLEKIDRSLLEAATDLGDGPMARFFRITLPLSMPGVIAASFLIFIPTTGDYITPALLGGPDGMMIGNLIQLQFGPVNNWPMGATLAIGLMLYISAIGLVFLALTKVFKERMA
- a CDS encoding ABC transporter substrate-binding protein codes for the protein MDVLDQIGAVREGKMSRRAFTRSLAAAGVGMATVPFAGRKAMAAPEDQATYFTWGGYDIPELFGEYQAKHGELPNFSIFGASEEALTKMRGGFVVDVSHPCNQAVPRWAASGLFQSVDTSRLAHFGDIIPELTQLDGNVDGDNLWMVPFDWGQTSITYRTDLVEIEGEESWDLLWDERYAGRLGSLGSGADAWWVGAIKAGVDFDNIDTPEAFEAIAAVMREQRPHIRVYTDDTTTLEQALASGEMVAAMTWNSSATLLAAEGIPVRFAQPKEGALTWVCGLMVHKDAPNVDRAYDVIDSLLSVDTGKFMINDYGYGHSNAKSFDEFDEETLVGLGLSKNPAEILEAGHFQKPQTQEFESKMNGLFEQIKAGF
- a CDS encoding cupin domain-containing protein is translated as MTNQASIIRLEANGPGGAGLKPMTLNAADFQSPLPNQHSHSYYSDESKGINVGVWDTTTMQEAFGPYPGDEFIWVLEGAFEMTDGKGGSVPARAGQAVCFRNGAPVSWKQDGYLKKFFITYLEPGAKTPKIESAEGGIVVLDPDAKMDLMDTTDPFVIKGAAPKQHNLTSFTNDTGNMFMGQWDSGPMISEMRPFPTHEFVQMLEGEVTITEDTGAEQTFRAGDCFFVPKGTVCSWEIPDYVRKFYCILDVGSDA